The stretch of DNA TCTGTGCGGACGTTCTGGGAGCGCTTCTTCGCCTCTTCCCCCGACGCTCGCTTCACGACGGAGGAGATCTTCGCCGCAAAGGACCGATGTGTGATCCGGTGGCGGTACGACTGGGTAGGCAAGGACGGAACGCCCGGCCATATCCGCGGCGTGGACCTCTTCCGCGTGCGCGACGGAAAGGTGGCGGAGAAGATCGCCTACGTCAAGGGGTGACCTTTCCCCGGAACCCCTTATGTTTCCTCAAGACCCGAAAACAGCCGTTGTTTGCAGAGGGGTTGCGCCGCGTCGTCCAGGGGGCGCGTACACCCTTCTTTTTCCCGGAATTCCTTCGACACCGATGCCGGAAAAAAGAACGTCTTTGGGAAACCGCTCCGCGGAAGACCAATCTAACTATTGGTTGCGGAGGCTCGTCAATGTATCCGGCTTTCACCGAGAGAGGAAAGGAGACCATCTTGAAGGCGAAACCTCATGTAGTTCATGATGTTGGCGGAATTCAATCGGTTCGTCCCGAATCCCTTCACGAGCTCTTCGAAAAATTCTTCAACGAGGGCGATCTCGACCGCATCGGCCGCCTGTACGAACCGGACGCCGCTCTCGTCGATCGGGACGGAACGATCGTGTCCGGCAAAAGCTCGATTATCGAATATATCCGTGGCCTGCTTTCCCTCAAACCGACAATTCGGGTGGAACATATCAGGACGATAGAAGCAGGTGATGTCGCCGTACTCGTGTCGGAGTGGCAGATGAGCGGCACCGCACCGGACGGGTCCACGATTACGGACGGTGGTCGTACCTACGATATCGTCCGGCTCCAGTCGGATGGGACATGGAAGGTTGTCATCGACAACCCGTGGGGAACGGTGCTCCCCGACCTTGGAGAAGAAACCAAGCTGCCACGAAAACATTGAACGGGAAACCCAAGGGGGCTTGCAATGGCCAAAGAGAAGATCATCGCGGTAGTGGGTGCAACCGGTGCGCAGGGTAGCGGATTGTGCCGCGCCATAACGAATGACAAGAACGGCGGATATCGGGTGCGGGCCCTGACGAGAAACCCCGGCTCCGACAAGGCGAAAGAACTGAAGAAAATGGGCGTCGAGGTCGTCGCGGCGGACGTCAACGACGAGAAGAGTCTGGAAAAGGCGTTCCGGGGCGCCCACGGGGCGTTCTGCGTTACCTTCTTCTGGGAGCACTTTTCGCCCGAGAAGGAATACGCGCATGCCGCCGCCATGGCCCGCGCGGCAAAGCATGCCGGCGTCAAACATGTCATCTGGTCGACCCTCGAAAACACCCGCAATTGGGTTCCCGTAAGCGACGACCGCATGCCCACGCTCATGGGCAAGTACAAGGTGCCGCACTTCGACGCCAAGGGGGAAGCCGACCAGGTCTTTACCGATCTCGGCCTGCCGGTCACCTTTCTTCTGACGTCGTTCTACTGGGAGAACCTGATCCACTTCGGCATGGGGCCCAAGAGGGGGGCGGACGGGAAACTGGCGATCACGTTTCCCATGGGCGACAAGAAGCTGCCGGGGATCGCCTCCGACGACATCGGCAAGTGCGCGTACGCTATCTTCCAGAAGGGGCGCGAGTTCGTCGGAAAGACCGTCGGGATCGCCGGCGAGCACCTGACCGGAGCGCAGATGGCCGCCGCCCTTACGAAGGCGATCGGGGAGGAAGTTCGCTACCACGACGTTTCCCCGGAAATATACCGCGGCTTCGGATTCCCGGGCGCCGACGACCTCGGGAACATGTTCCAGTTCAAGCGCGACTTCGAGCATGTCTTCTGCGGGGCACGCGACGTCCGCCGCGCCCGTGCTCTCAACCCCTCCCTGCAGACGTTCGAGGCCTGGCTTGCCGGGAACAAGAGCCGGATC from Candidatus Deferrimicrobiaceae bacterium encodes:
- a CDS encoding nuclear transport factor 2 family protein; this encodes MTAKMPGDPATRSTLEAVRRFNEAFDRHDVDGVMAAMTDDCVFENTCPPPDGERYAGQGSVRTFWERFFASSPDARFTTEEIFAAKDRCVIRWRYDWVGKDGTPGHIRGVDLFRVRDGKVAEKIAYVKG
- a CDS encoding nuclear transport factor 2 family protein, whose product is MKAKPHVVHDVGGIQSVRPESLHELFEKFFNEGDLDRIGRLYEPDAALVDRDGTIVSGKSSIIEYIRGLLSLKPTIRVEHIRTIEAGDVAVLVSEWQMSGTAPDGSTITDGGRTYDIVRLQSDGTWKVVIDNPWGTVLPDLGEETKLPRKH
- a CDS encoding NmrA/HSCARG family protein, giving the protein MAKEKIIAVVGATGAQGSGLCRAITNDKNGGYRVRALTRNPGSDKAKELKKMGVEVVAADVNDEKSLEKAFRGAHGAFCVTFFWEHFSPEKEYAHAAAMARAAKHAGVKHVIWSTLENTRNWVPVSDDRMPTLMGKYKVPHFDAKGEADQVFTDLGLPVTFLLTSFYWENLIHFGMGPKRGADGKLAITFPMGDKKLPGIASDDIGKCAYAIFQKGREFVGKTVGIAGEHLTGAQMAAALTKAIGEEVRYHDVSPEIYRGFGFPGADDLGNMFQFKRDFEHVFCGARDVRRARALNPSLQTFEAWLAGNKSRIPIEKESRRAAGE